In a genomic window of Infirmifilum sp. NZ:
- a CDS encoding Trm112 family protein, whose protein sequence is MKFRLMDLLACPYDKHFPLELYVIEKVRYERTFTFKSKPACELYCAFKGVKVEELKGSDPGCDECIKYEVKTGVLYCPECGRWWPIKDEIPIILPDNLRKKESDLKFLESVREKLPEKIVMGGKPWNLSQPTHE, encoded by the coding sequence ATGAAGTTCCGCTTAATGGATCTGTTGGCGTGCCCCTACGACAAGCATTTCCCCCTTGAGCTCTACGTGATCGAGAAAGTCCGATACGAGAGGACTTTCACCTTCAAGAGCAAGCCCGCCTGCGAGCTCTACTGCGCGTTTAAGGGAGTAAAGGTTGAGGAGCTTAAGGGTTCTGACCCAGGGTGCGACGAGTGCATCAAGTACGAGGTGAAGACAGGTGTCCTGTACTGCCCCGAGTGCGGCAGGTGGTGGCCGATCAAAGACGAGATCCCGATAATCCTCCCGGATAACCTTCGTAAAAAGGAGAGTGACTTGAAGTTCCTCGAGAGCGTGAGAGAGAAGCTACCCGAGAAAATAGTGATGGGTGGAAAGCCCTGGAACCTCTCGCAACCTACTCATGAGTAA
- a CDS encoding glutamate--tRNA ligase, with translation MELDIHRIALKYALANAVKYGGKADVKAVASKVFAEVPELRARARDVVAVVREVVERVNSMTLEEQERELRDVWPEAFAGGRREERRGLPPLPGVDEVGGVVVTRFAPNPDFVLHLGSARPAILSYYYAKVMYKGKFILRFEDTDPKTKRPMPEAYDLIKEDLRWLGLSWDEEYVQSQRMEIYYAHAKMLIERGGAYVCTHSKDEIKRYRDAGLPDPCSTLPPDEHLERWEKMLAGEYGEEEAVLRVKTDPAHPNPSVRDWIAFRIIDTKKYPHPLVGDKYIVWPTYNFACAVDDHLMGVTHILRGEEHAVNTLKQEYVYKHLGWKPPVGIHFGRLNLEGMILSKSVIRKGIEKGLYDGWDDLRLGTLIALRRRGILPQTIWDMVFEVGIKPSTATISIEKIHALNKKYLEPISNRYMFVREPLREVELRGLQTPVTAEVVVHPSYPERGKRRIQFSEPRVVVESDSLAGRNEVRLMGLGNFRVVDGGSTLEFLNNDVGYAKERDLQIIQWVPKEDNNPGRILKVEGDTVKVIAGLGEPATRQLKREDRVQFVRIGFIRVEEPGLYVFTHE, from the coding sequence ATGGAGCTCGATATTCACCGGATTGCCCTTAAGTACGCTCTAGCTAACGCTGTGAAGTACGGTGGGAAGGCCGATGTAAAGGCCGTTGCAAGCAAGGTCTTCGCGGAGGTTCCAGAGCTGAGGGCTAGGGCTAGGGACGTCGTCGCGGTGGTCAGAGAGGTCGTGGAGAGAGTTAACTCGATGACCCTGGAAGAGCAGGAGAGAGAGTTGAGGGACGTGTGGCCTGAGGCCTTTGCCGGGGGGAGAAGGGAGGAGAGGAGGGGTCTACCCCCGTTGCCTGGGGTGGACGAGGTTGGAGGAGTCGTCGTAACCAGGTTTGCCCCGAACCCTGACTTCGTGCTTCACCTCGGTAGCGCTAGGCCAGCGATCCTGAGCTACTACTACGCGAAGGTTATGTACAAGGGCAAGTTCATCCTGCGCTTCGAGGACACTGACCCGAAGACGAAGCGTCCGATGCCTGAAGCCTACGACCTCATCAAGGAGGATCTGAGGTGGCTCGGGCTTAGCTGGGACGAAGAGTACGTGCAGAGCCAGAGGATGGAGATCTACTACGCTCACGCGAAAATGCTCATCGAGAGAGGCGGGGCGTACGTCTGCACGCACTCCAAAGACGAGATAAAGAGGTATCGGGACGCCGGCTTGCCCGATCCCTGCTCAACGCTACCTCCGGATGAGCACCTCGAAAGGTGGGAAAAGATGCTCGCCGGGGAGTACGGTGAAGAGGAAGCGGTTCTCAGGGTAAAGACAGACCCCGCCCACCCGAACCCCTCTGTCAGGGACTGGATTGCCTTCCGCATCATAGACACGAAGAAGTACCCGCACCCGTTGGTCGGAGACAAGTACATCGTCTGGCCAACCTACAACTTTGCCTGCGCGGTGGACGACCACCTGATGGGGGTTACCCACATCCTGAGAGGAGAGGAGCACGCCGTCAATACGCTTAAGCAGGAGTACGTGTACAAGCACCTCGGGTGGAAGCCGCCAGTAGGTATACACTTCGGCAGGCTCAACCTTGAGGGCATGATTCTGAGCAAGTCCGTCATAAGAAAGGGCATCGAGAAAGGGCTCTACGACGGGTGGGATGACCTGAGGCTTGGGACCCTCATAGCTCTCAGAAGGAGGGGGATACTGCCTCAGACAATATGGGACATGGTCTTCGAGGTTGGGATCAAGCCTTCAACCGCAACTATAAGCATCGAGAAGATCCACGCCCTGAACAAGAAGTACCTCGAGCCGATATCGAACAGGTACATGTTTGTTCGAGAGCCTCTTCGCGAAGTAGAGCTCAGAGGGCTGCAAACCCCTGTCACAGCGGAGGTCGTGGTCCACCCATCGTACCCCGAACGCGGCAAGCGCAGGATCCAGTTTAGCGAGCCGCGCGTCGTGGTAGAGAGCGACTCGCTCGCCGGAAGAAACGAGGTTAGGTTAATGGGCCTTGGAAACTTCCGGGTCGTTGACGGAGGGAGTACTCTAGAGTTCTTAAACAACGATGTTGGGTACGCTAAAGAGAGGGATCTTCAGATTATCCAGTGGGTCCCCAAGGAGGACAACAATCCTGGTCGCATCCTGAAGGTTGAGGGCGACACTGTAAAAGTTATAGCAGGCCTAGGAGAGCCGGCGACCCGACAGCTCAAAAGGGAAGACAGAGTCCAGTTCGTAAGGATAGGTTTCATCAGAGTGGAGGAGCCCGGACTCTACGTCTTTACTCATGAGTAG
- a CDS encoding V-type ATP synthase subunit F — protein MSIVAIGATETVDPLRLLGFEVIKVGKKPNAEEVENIVSKILENRVALLEGEIYSAVRERLNQVTSIMKEPPLVVVIPSSDKASTNRLEELYSRLSLAVGVRLKWVTKG, from the coding sequence GTGAGCATAGTCGCCATTGGCGCGACAGAGACCGTGGACCCTTTGAGGCTTCTGGGATTCGAGGTTATCAAGGTGGGCAAGAAGCCGAACGCCGAAGAGGTCGAGAATATAGTTTCGAAGATCCTCGAGAACAGGGTGGCTCTCCTGGAGGGCGAGATCTACTCCGCTGTTAGAGAACGCCTCAACCAGGTCACCTCGATAATGAAGGAACCGCCACTTGTCGTGGTAATCCCATCATCCGACAAAGCGTCCACTAACCGCCTGGAAGAGTTATATAGCAGGCTTTCGCTAGCCGTAGGGGTGAGGCTCAAATGGGTCACGAAAGGTTAA
- a CDS encoding phosphomannomutase/phosphoglucomutase, with the protein MALPTNIFRAYDIRGVFGKDLTPDVVALIGAALSNLERGDYCVCHDVRFSSPILARALASGLMGAGSNVVDSGVGPIGMAIYASKHLGYHVAYITASHLPPEWNGIKMFRPGGEPICLGDIERIRSLLESGVMWAGLSGYGSLRAREILPEYIKFLHKVGGHSGGLRVLVDCGNGSASLVVPRLLRDLGYEVITVNCDVDPRFPVRGSEPTPENTAYMSALIRDLKADIGVSFDGDGDRVIFFDETGSPLAPEQAAVVMLRAMGRANVAANVECSSVVDRVVAEMGGRVIRVPVGRIFMILDAVKSGAELGVESSGHFVTYNGVNLDDGVLSLLFMLEAVEKLGGPVSRYRVAMPPTKKLKVDVPDEEKFRIVEALKNKYSAEYDKVTTIDGVRVDTDKGWFLVRASNTEPVIRVTIEAYKPEDLGLIERKVLRDIEELIKGKDK; encoded by the coding sequence GTGGCATTACCCACTAATATTTTCAGGGCATACGATATTCGAGGAGTATTCGGGAAGGACCTCACACCGGACGTTGTAGCCCTAATAGGGGCCGCTCTTTCCAACCTGGAACGCGGGGACTACTGCGTCTGCCACGACGTCAGATTCAGCTCTCCTATACTCGCGCGGGCACTGGCGAGCGGTCTGATGGGCGCGGGGTCTAATGTCGTCGACTCGGGTGTCGGGCCCATCGGAATGGCTATTTACGCCTCGAAGCACTTGGGCTACCACGTTGCTTACATTACGGCCTCACACCTCCCTCCTGAGTGGAACGGCATAAAGATGTTCAGGCCTGGCGGAGAGCCGATATGCCTGGGGGACATAGAGAGGATAAGAAGCTTGCTCGAATCGGGGGTGATGTGGGCTGGCTTGAGCGGCTATGGTTCGCTGCGTGCAAGGGAGATTCTCCCAGAGTACATCAAGTTCCTTCACAAGGTTGGAGGTCACTCCGGAGGGCTTAGGGTGCTCGTCGACTGCGGGAACGGCTCGGCCTCTCTCGTGGTCCCAAGGCTCCTCAGAGACTTGGGCTATGAAGTCATCACGGTGAACTGCGACGTAGACCCACGTTTCCCGGTTAGAGGTAGCGAGCCCACACCTGAAAACACTGCGTACATGTCGGCTCTGATCAGGGACCTAAAGGCGGACATAGGGGTCTCATTCGACGGGGATGGGGACAGGGTGATATTCTTCGATGAGACAGGGTCGCCCCTGGCGCCCGAGCAGGCAGCTGTGGTGATGCTCCGCGCGATGGGCAGGGCAAACGTCGCCGCTAACGTTGAGTGTTCAAGCGTGGTTGACAGGGTTGTAGCCGAGATGGGAGGCAGGGTCATACGCGTCCCCGTAGGCAGGATATTCATGATCCTCGACGCAGTTAAATCCGGGGCTGAGCTGGGCGTGGAGAGTAGCGGGCACTTCGTGACTTACAACGGCGTCAACTTGGACGACGGTGTGCTGTCTCTGCTCTTCATGCTTGAGGCGGTCGAGAAGCTGGGGGGCCCCGTCTCAAGATACCGCGTGGCGATGCCCCCTACCAAGAAGCTTAAGGTGGATGTTCCCGACGAGGAGAAGTTCAGAATCGTAGAAGCCTTAAAGAACAAGTACTCTGCGGAGTACGATAAAGTTACCACAATAGATGGAGTGCGCGTGGACACCGATAAGGGCTGGTTCCTCGTAAGGGCTTCAAACACGGAGCCGGTGATAAGGGTCACTATAGAGGCATACAAACCGGAGGATCTCGGGCTCATTGAGAGAAAGGTACTGAGAGATATCGAGGAGCTGATCAAAGGAAAAGATAAATAA